From Drosophila virilis strain 15010-1051.87 chromosome X, Dvir_AGI_RSII-ME, whole genome shotgun sequence, the proteins below share one genomic window:
- the zyd gene encoding sodium/potassium/calcium exchanger 3 isoform X1, with protein sequence MEDYWGLSSTTDINCTQPAIDDFPRDLFTEAQRQSGAVVLHVIASLYLFVALAVVCDEYFVPAVEKICAALNMSNDVAGATFMAAATSAPELFVNVIGTFITEGDIGVGTIVGSAVFNILAVAACCGIGAGMTIPLDWWPLTRDSIAYGVTVAILICVMHDERVEWYEALILVSLYAVYLAVMYFDKSFQKCAKGGVKQARSRSRSSNCSIHTKNSNEKEPELVENRICQNMASIQLNGGLNNDQAKASNTTTTTTAGLGGGGGGGGGGGGGGGGGGGGVGVGGAAAAGGGGTGGAAVGAIAPIAIVDNADAEAQLAAVAAAAAAAAAAAAAAAATAVEEPEQEGYSLLTYPKGTSCFAQFTWLIIWPIHLLFRIAIPDCKKAKNNKIFPLTFIMCIVWIGSLSYVVAWMITIIGDTLKIPDSVMGITFLAAGTSVPEAVSSVIVAKRGHGSMGICNSIGSNTFDILLCLGVPWLIKAVFFPIQPGQNYVAINSAGLEYSAITLLSTLFLLYLTFSMNKFKLDTKVGIACLVIYLVFMVFASLIELNVFFRVNLPTCGRS encoded by the exons ATGGAAGACTATTGGGGTCTTAGCAGCACTACGG ATATAAATTGCACTCAGCCCGCCATTGATGATTTCCCCAGAGATCTATTCACGGAGGCGCAAAGACAGTCCGGTGCTGTTGTACTTCATGTTATAGccagtttatatttatttgtagcATTAGCAGTAGTATGTGATGAGTACTTTGTGCCAGCTGTTGAGAAAATATGTGCAG CACTCAATATGTCCAACGATGTGGCGGGCGCCACGTTTATGGCCGCGGCCACATCCGCGCCGGAGCTCTTTGTCAATGTGATAGGCACATTTATCACGGAGGGCGACATCGGTGTCGGCACCATTGTGGGCTCGGCGGTGTTCAACATACTCGCTGTGGCCGCCTGTTGCGGCATCGGAGCTGGCATG ACTATACCGCTGGACTGGTGGCCACTGACGCGGGATAGCATTGCCTATGGCGTGACAGTCGCCATACTCATCTGTGTCATGCACGACGAGCGCGTCGAATGGTATGAGGCACTCATTTTGGTATCGCTCTATGCGGTCTATTTGGCGGTCATGTATTTCGACAAGTCCTTTCAAAAGTGCGCCAAAG GTGGCGTTAAGCAGGCGCGTTCGCGCAGCCGCTCCTCCAACTGCAGCATACACACAAAGAACAGCAATGAGAAGGAACCAG AGCTTGTGGAGAATCGCATTTGCCAGAACATGGCCAGCATTCAGCTGAATGGCGGCCTCAACAATGATCAGGCCAAGGCCAGCaatacgacaacaacaacaacagcgggtcttggcggtggtggcggtggcggtggcggtggcggcggcggtggtggtggtggtggtggtggtgttggtgttggtggagctgcagctgcgggtGGTGGTGGAACTGGAGGTGCTGCTGTCGGCGCAATCGCACCCATCGCCATCGTGGACAATGCGGATGCGGAGGCACAGCTGgcggcagttgctgctgctgctgcagcggccgcagcggcggcggcggcggcggcagctacGGCCGTGGAGGAGCCGGAACAGGAGGGCTATTCCCTATTGACATATCCGAAGGGCACCAGCTGCTTTGCCCAGTTCACCTGGTTGATTATCTGGCCAATACATTTGCTCTTCCGCATCGCGATACCCGATTGCAAAAaggccaaaaataataaaatctttCCGCTGACCTTTATCATGTGCATTGTCTGGATTGGATCGCTGTCGTACGTTGTGGCGTGGATGATAACCATAATTG GCGATACACTTAAGATACCCGATTCGGTGATGGGCATTACGTTTCTGGCCGCCGGCACCAGTGTACCCGAGGCAGTGTCCAGCGTGATTGTGGCCAAGCGCG GTCATGGCTCGATGGGTATTTGCAATTCGATTGGCTCGAACACGTTCGATATATTGCTGTGCCTGGGCGTGCCCTGGCTAATAAAGGCGGTCTTCTTTCCGATACAGCCGGGCCAGAATTATGTGGCCATCAATTCGGCCGGCTTAGAATATTCGGCCATAACACTGCTGTCCACGCTGTTTCTGCTCTATCTGACATTCTCGATGAACAAGTTCAAGCTGGATACAAAGGTGGGCATCGCCTGCCTGGTCATCTATTTGGTATTTATGGTATTTGCCTCGCTCATCGAGCTCAATGTGTTCTTTCGCGTCAATCTGCCAACCTGCGGACGATCATGA
- the zyd gene encoding sodium/potassium/calcium exchanger 3 isoform X3 — MEDYWGLSSTTDINCTQPAIDDFPRDLFTEAQRQSGAVVLHVIASLYLFVALAVVCDEYFVPAVEKICAALNMSNDVAGATFMAAATSAPELFVNVIGTFITEGDIGVGTIVGSAVFNILAVAACCGIGAGMTIPLDWWPLTRDSIAYGVTVAILICVMHDERVEWYEALILVSLYAVYLAVMYFDKSFQKCAKELVENRICQNMASIQLNGGLNNDQAKASNTTTTTTAGLGGGGGGGGGGGGGGGGGGGGVGVGGAAAAGGGGTGGAAVGAIAPIAIVDNADAEAQLAAVAAAAAAAAAAAAAAAATAVEEPEQEGYSLLTYPKGTSCFAQFTWLIIWPIHLLFRIAIPDCKKAKNNKIFPLTFIMCIVWIGSLSYVVAWMITIIGDTLKIPDSVMGITFLAAGTSVPEAVSSVIVAKRGHGSMGICNSIGSNTFDILLCLGVPWLIKAVFFPIQPGQNYVAINSAGLEYSAITLLSTLFLLYLTFSMNKFKLDTKVGIACLVIYLVFMVFASLIELNVFFRVNLPTCGRS, encoded by the exons ATGGAAGACTATTGGGGTCTTAGCAGCACTACGG ATATAAATTGCACTCAGCCCGCCATTGATGATTTCCCCAGAGATCTATTCACGGAGGCGCAAAGACAGTCCGGTGCTGTTGTACTTCATGTTATAGccagtttatatttatttgtagcATTAGCAGTAGTATGTGATGAGTACTTTGTGCCAGCTGTTGAGAAAATATGTGCAG CACTCAATATGTCCAACGATGTGGCGGGCGCCACGTTTATGGCCGCGGCCACATCCGCGCCGGAGCTCTTTGTCAATGTGATAGGCACATTTATCACGGAGGGCGACATCGGTGTCGGCACCATTGTGGGCTCGGCGGTGTTCAACATACTCGCTGTGGCCGCCTGTTGCGGCATCGGAGCTGGCATG ACTATACCGCTGGACTGGTGGCCACTGACGCGGGATAGCATTGCCTATGGCGTGACAGTCGCCATACTCATCTGTGTCATGCACGACGAGCGCGTCGAATGGTATGAGGCACTCATTTTGGTATCGCTCTATGCGGTCTATTTGGCGGTCATGTATTTCGACAAGTCCTTTCAAAAGTGCGCCAAAG AGCTTGTGGAGAATCGCATTTGCCAGAACATGGCCAGCATTCAGCTGAATGGCGGCCTCAACAATGATCAGGCCAAGGCCAGCaatacgacaacaacaacaacagcgggtcttggcggtggtggcggtggcggtggcggtggcggcggcggtggtggtggtggtggtggtggtgttggtgttggtggagctgcagctgcgggtGGTGGTGGAACTGGAGGTGCTGCTGTCGGCGCAATCGCACCCATCGCCATCGTGGACAATGCGGATGCGGAGGCACAGCTGgcggcagttgctgctgctgctgcagcggccgcagcggcggcggcggcggcggcagctacGGCCGTGGAGGAGCCGGAACAGGAGGGCTATTCCCTATTGACATATCCGAAGGGCACCAGCTGCTTTGCCCAGTTCACCTGGTTGATTATCTGGCCAATACATTTGCTCTTCCGCATCGCGATACCCGATTGCAAAAaggccaaaaataataaaatctttCCGCTGACCTTTATCATGTGCATTGTCTGGATTGGATCGCTGTCGTACGTTGTGGCGTGGATGATAACCATAATTG GCGATACACTTAAGATACCCGATTCGGTGATGGGCATTACGTTTCTGGCCGCCGGCACCAGTGTACCCGAGGCAGTGTCCAGCGTGATTGTGGCCAAGCGCG GTCATGGCTCGATGGGTATTTGCAATTCGATTGGCTCGAACACGTTCGATATATTGCTGTGCCTGGGCGTGCCCTGGCTAATAAAGGCGGTCTTCTTTCCGATACAGCCGGGCCAGAATTATGTGGCCATCAATTCGGCCGGCTTAGAATATTCGGCCATAACACTGCTGTCCACGCTGTTTCTGCTCTATCTGACATTCTCGATGAACAAGTTCAAGCTGGATACAAAGGTGGGCATCGCCTGCCTGGTCATCTATTTGGTATTTATGGTATTTGCCTCGCTCATCGAGCTCAATGTGTTCTTTCGCGTCAATCTGCCAACCTGCGGACGATCATGA
- the zyd gene encoding sodium/potassium/calcium exchanger 3 isoform X4, whose product MKYINCTQPAIDDFPRDLFTEAQRQSGAVVLHVIASLYLFVALAVVCDEYFVPAVEKICAALNMSNDVAGATFMAAATSAPELFVNVIGTFITEGDIGVGTIVGSAVFNILAVAACCGIGAGMTIPLDWWPLTRDSIAYGVTVAILICVMHDERVEWYEALILVSLYAVYLAVMYFDKSFQKCAKELVENRICQNMASIQLNGGLNNDQAKASNTTTTTTAGLGGGGGGGGGGGGGGGGGGGGVGVGGAAAAGGGGTGGAAVGAIAPIAIVDNADAEAQLAAVAAAAAAAAAAAAAAAATAVEEPEQEGYSLLTYPKGTSCFAQFTWLIIWPIHLLFRIAIPDCKKAKNNKIFPLTFIMCIVWIGSLSYVVAWMITIIGDTLKIPDSVMGITFLAAGTSVPEAVSSVIVAKRGHGSMGICNSIGSNTFDILLCLGVPWLIKAVFFPIQPGQNYVAINSAGLEYSAITLLSTLFLLYLTFSMNKFKLDTKVGIACLVIYLVFMVFASLIELNVFFRVNLPTCGRS is encoded by the exons ATGAAAT ATATAAATTGCACTCAGCCCGCCATTGATGATTTCCCCAGAGATCTATTCACGGAGGCGCAAAGACAGTCCGGTGCTGTTGTACTTCATGTTATAGccagtttatatttatttgtagcATTAGCAGTAGTATGTGATGAGTACTTTGTGCCAGCTGTTGAGAAAATATGTGCAG CACTCAATATGTCCAACGATGTGGCGGGCGCCACGTTTATGGCCGCGGCCACATCCGCGCCGGAGCTCTTTGTCAATGTGATAGGCACATTTATCACGGAGGGCGACATCGGTGTCGGCACCATTGTGGGCTCGGCGGTGTTCAACATACTCGCTGTGGCCGCCTGTTGCGGCATCGGAGCTGGCATG ACTATACCGCTGGACTGGTGGCCACTGACGCGGGATAGCATTGCCTATGGCGTGACAGTCGCCATACTCATCTGTGTCATGCACGACGAGCGCGTCGAATGGTATGAGGCACTCATTTTGGTATCGCTCTATGCGGTCTATTTGGCGGTCATGTATTTCGACAAGTCCTTTCAAAAGTGCGCCAAAG AGCTTGTGGAGAATCGCATTTGCCAGAACATGGCCAGCATTCAGCTGAATGGCGGCCTCAACAATGATCAGGCCAAGGCCAGCaatacgacaacaacaacaacagcgggtcttggcggtggtggcggtggcggtggcggtggcggcggcggtggtggtggtggtggtggtggtgttggtgttggtggagctgcagctgcgggtGGTGGTGGAACTGGAGGTGCTGCTGTCGGCGCAATCGCACCCATCGCCATCGTGGACAATGCGGATGCGGAGGCACAGCTGgcggcagttgctgctgctgctgcagcggccgcagcggcggcggcggcggcggcagctacGGCCGTGGAGGAGCCGGAACAGGAGGGCTATTCCCTATTGACATATCCGAAGGGCACCAGCTGCTTTGCCCAGTTCACCTGGTTGATTATCTGGCCAATACATTTGCTCTTCCGCATCGCGATACCCGATTGCAAAAaggccaaaaataataaaatctttCCGCTGACCTTTATCATGTGCATTGTCTGGATTGGATCGCTGTCGTACGTTGTGGCGTGGATGATAACCATAATTG GCGATACACTTAAGATACCCGATTCGGTGATGGGCATTACGTTTCTGGCCGCCGGCACCAGTGTACCCGAGGCAGTGTCCAGCGTGATTGTGGCCAAGCGCG GTCATGGCTCGATGGGTATTTGCAATTCGATTGGCTCGAACACGTTCGATATATTGCTGTGCCTGGGCGTGCCCTGGCTAATAAAGGCGGTCTTCTTTCCGATACAGCCGGGCCAGAATTATGTGGCCATCAATTCGGCCGGCTTAGAATATTCGGCCATAACACTGCTGTCCACGCTGTTTCTGCTCTATCTGACATTCTCGATGAACAAGTTCAAGCTGGATACAAAGGTGGGCATCGCCTGCCTGGTCATCTATTTGGTATTTATGGTATTTGCCTCGCTCATCGAGCTCAATGTGTTCTTTCGCGTCAATCTGCCAACCTGCGGACGATCATGA
- the zyd gene encoding sodium/potassium/calcium exchanger 3 isoform X2: MKYINCTQPAIDDFPRDLFTEAQRQSGAVVLHVIASLYLFVALAVVCDEYFVPAVEKICAALNMSNDVAGATFMAAATSAPELFVNVIGTFITEGDIGVGTIVGSAVFNILAVAACCGIGAGMTIPLDWWPLTRDSIAYGVTVAILICVMHDERVEWYEALILVSLYAVYLAVMYFDKSFQKCAKGGVKQARSRSRSSNCSIHTKNSNEKEPELVENRICQNMASIQLNGGLNNDQAKASNTTTTTTAGLGGGGGGGGGGGGGGGGGGGGVGVGGAAAAGGGGTGGAAVGAIAPIAIVDNADAEAQLAAVAAAAAAAAAAAAAAAATAVEEPEQEGYSLLTYPKGTSCFAQFTWLIIWPIHLLFRIAIPDCKKAKNNKIFPLTFIMCIVWIGSLSYVVAWMITIIGDTLKIPDSVMGITFLAAGTSVPEAVSSVIVAKRGHGSMGICNSIGSNTFDILLCLGVPWLIKAVFFPIQPGQNYVAINSAGLEYSAITLLSTLFLLYLTFSMNKFKLDTKVGIACLVIYLVFMVFASLIELNVFFRVNLPTCGRS, translated from the exons ATGAAAT ATATAAATTGCACTCAGCCCGCCATTGATGATTTCCCCAGAGATCTATTCACGGAGGCGCAAAGACAGTCCGGTGCTGTTGTACTTCATGTTATAGccagtttatatttatttgtagcATTAGCAGTAGTATGTGATGAGTACTTTGTGCCAGCTGTTGAGAAAATATGTGCAG CACTCAATATGTCCAACGATGTGGCGGGCGCCACGTTTATGGCCGCGGCCACATCCGCGCCGGAGCTCTTTGTCAATGTGATAGGCACATTTATCACGGAGGGCGACATCGGTGTCGGCACCATTGTGGGCTCGGCGGTGTTCAACATACTCGCTGTGGCCGCCTGTTGCGGCATCGGAGCTGGCATG ACTATACCGCTGGACTGGTGGCCACTGACGCGGGATAGCATTGCCTATGGCGTGACAGTCGCCATACTCATCTGTGTCATGCACGACGAGCGCGTCGAATGGTATGAGGCACTCATTTTGGTATCGCTCTATGCGGTCTATTTGGCGGTCATGTATTTCGACAAGTCCTTTCAAAAGTGCGCCAAAG GTGGCGTTAAGCAGGCGCGTTCGCGCAGCCGCTCCTCCAACTGCAGCATACACACAAAGAACAGCAATGAGAAGGAACCAG AGCTTGTGGAGAATCGCATTTGCCAGAACATGGCCAGCATTCAGCTGAATGGCGGCCTCAACAATGATCAGGCCAAGGCCAGCaatacgacaacaacaacaacagcgggtcttggcggtggtggcggtggcggtggcggtggcggcggcggtggtggtggtggtggtggtggtgttggtgttggtggagctgcagctgcgggtGGTGGTGGAACTGGAGGTGCTGCTGTCGGCGCAATCGCACCCATCGCCATCGTGGACAATGCGGATGCGGAGGCACAGCTGgcggcagttgctgctgctgctgcagcggccgcagcggcggcggcggcggcggcagctacGGCCGTGGAGGAGCCGGAACAGGAGGGCTATTCCCTATTGACATATCCGAAGGGCACCAGCTGCTTTGCCCAGTTCACCTGGTTGATTATCTGGCCAATACATTTGCTCTTCCGCATCGCGATACCCGATTGCAAAAaggccaaaaataataaaatctttCCGCTGACCTTTATCATGTGCATTGTCTGGATTGGATCGCTGTCGTACGTTGTGGCGTGGATGATAACCATAATTG GCGATACACTTAAGATACCCGATTCGGTGATGGGCATTACGTTTCTGGCCGCCGGCACCAGTGTACCCGAGGCAGTGTCCAGCGTGATTGTGGCCAAGCGCG GTCATGGCTCGATGGGTATTTGCAATTCGATTGGCTCGAACACGTTCGATATATTGCTGTGCCTGGGCGTGCCCTGGCTAATAAAGGCGGTCTTCTTTCCGATACAGCCGGGCCAGAATTATGTGGCCATCAATTCGGCCGGCTTAGAATATTCGGCCATAACACTGCTGTCCACGCTGTTTCTGCTCTATCTGACATTCTCGATGAACAAGTTCAAGCTGGATACAAAGGTGGGCATCGCCTGCCTGGTCATCTATTTGGTATTTATGGTATTTGCCTCGCTCATCGAGCTCAATGTGTTCTTTCGCGTCAATCTGCCAACCTGCGGACGATCATGA